A stretch of DNA from Calditrichota bacterium:
GCACCTGCTCGATCTTGTCTTCAAGACCGGCATCCTTGACTTCGTGCTCAATATATTGTTTTACTTTATGTTCGTGTCCCGACAATACGTGCAGGGCGTACCACTTTTTTTCCACGAGAGAATCACCCCTTATTCTTAGGCGCTAAAGATTAAATTAAATAAGTATCTAAAAATTGTATCCACAATAAAAATATAAATTGCGAAGGCGAATGTAATCACGATAACAATCCAGGTTGATCGCC
This window harbors:
- the secE gene encoding preprotein translocase subunit SecE, which translates into the protein MFEKIKKFFKEVQIEMSRVIWPTREELWRSTWIVIVITFAFAIYIFIVDTIFRYLFNLIFSA